ACCGAAGGTGACGGTCGCGATAGCTCGGCGTCGCGGACAGCCCGCGCCCCGGCCTGTCGGGGAGGATCACGCGGTAGTCGTCCGCGAGTGCCGGAATCATCGGCAGCCACGTCGCGCCGGTCGTCGAACTCCCGTGTAGCAGGAGGACGGGGTCTCCGTCCGGATCACCAGCCTCGAGGTAGTGTACCCGGCCGGCGGCGTCCGTCTGGACGACCCGTGACTCGACCTCGAGACCGTGCTCGTCGGCAAGCGCCTCCTGGAGGTCGGCGTACCGTCGTTCCGCTGCTGTCGGCCAGTCGTCGGGAGACAGCGACTCGCCTCGCGGGAGTTGTTCGTCGGTCGCCATACCGGAGCGAGTTCTCTCGAGCGCCTTAGTTATTCTGGTAGAGAGTAACACTCATTCCAGATTTCGGTGGTGTCGACCGTTCTCCGTGATGAGCGGATGGGGGGAGAAAACTGCAGTTCAGGGAACGAATGCAACGCCGAAAAGAGACAGCAAGATGACGAGCAACGACCCCGGGACGCCGCCGAGCGCGACGATGACGAGTACAATCGGTGTTACTGCGACCGAAAGACCGAAGACGGCCTGAGCGAGGAACAACACGAGCAGGCCGACGACCGCGTTGACGATGAACGGCCGAACCGTCTGAATGATCGTAGAGGCACCGAGAACGGCGGCGAGAACGAGGACCAGTAGGATGATCTCGAGTCCTGTAACCATACTCGACTGTACGCTGTCGACGACCAAAACCGTTCGGCACGGAACGAAACCCTTTATGCTATCCACCCAGAAGTGGGGGGTACGGGATCGTGGGTTAGCCTGGTATACTTCGGGCCTTGGGTGCCCGTGACCCCGGTTCAAATCCGGGCGATCCCATTCATTCTGTCGCGAACAAACTCGTGAGCGACGAATTCATAACGATCGGTCGATTTGAACTAGACCGAGGTTCTGCGCGAAGCGCAGGTTCTCGGGCGTGGTTCAAATCCGGGCGATCCCATTCATTCTGTCGCGAACAAATACGTGAGCAGCAGCAATCTGATAGAGTCGTCGTGTACGTCGAAAGGCGTCGACTCCAGCAACGACACCCAGTGGAATCGAGACTGCCCCATCCCGTGTGAACCAGCGTTGTCGAACAAGTCGGCTTCAGGAAGCGAAACGGTAACTCAGACTTCCTCGATGAGGATGTCGTTCGTCGTGTAGTCGTTCCGGTTTATTCGGTCGATATCGATCACGACTTCCTGGCCCGACGTATCCGCGTCGAACGACTCGTTCGTGCTGCCCTCAGCGACGATATTCTCTTCGCCGTCCAGCAACCAAATATCGACGTCGGCAGTGATTGCATCGTCTTCGTTCGTGTTTCCGATCGTGAGAACGACTTCGTCGACA
This portion of the Natronobacterium texcoconense genome encodes:
- a CDS encoding pro-sigmaK processing inhibitor BofA family protein, which encodes MVTGLEIILLVLVLAAVLGASTIIQTVRPFIVNAVVGLLVLFLAQAVFGLSVAVTPIVLVIVALGGVPGSLLVILLSLFGVAFVP